A single genomic interval of Halobacillus halophilus DSM 2266 harbors:
- a CDS encoding VirB4 family type IV secretion system protein, whose product MFSFLKKRNDEEETMSRGYNPYLLAHVQPQGGIHFQESYIRKGDGFEACVHVYSFPKNVSDFWLEPIFNMENVITTMDVVSDDRYKVRDGLNKGMAEQSSRIINEKDNAGIIEAQNNYDDLRELYNQVSEEGEIVKRVHLRHYVSAPTKAELEDKVKAVLSNLQDENFRGSIFLNEQEYEWQSLLSNYTEQSTYQNKREGQPIPALGLAGGFPFHFTSLNDPYGTFYGTTLTGGNVVFDLFHRDKQRKSYNGVMVGAMGAGKSTTLKKIMLDNAIKGYKVRTFDVTGEFAELTEALGGKQIALDGSDGVINPLQVYRTAEGEYTSFTQHLSKLTTFYKFLAPEATDSELKEYENLLRKLYEKTGLWRDEEDSNITKRSVNDYPIFTDFLAFIENQLYENIEEGKQWEKVSQERKRRLESIELNIRNIVETYAHLFNGASTIEHFDAQQVVTFTLRGLSQMRAEVFQAQLFNVLNLLWDSMLTNGAPQFDAYDRGELAFEDAVRYLILMDEAHHIINTKKKSESALDFLTKFSREARKYFGALLYASHTIRDFVPEGSDQSMVEEIKKLFELTQYKIIMQQDSNNLEMMQQIFTGQLSQSELQDIPYLQTGETMLSIRAVENIRFKVEVSDEELDLFGGGA is encoded by the coding sequence TTGTTTTCATTCCTTAAAAAAAGAAACGATGAAGAGGAAACCATGTCTCGTGGATACAATCCCTACTTATTAGCTCATGTACAACCACAAGGAGGCATTCACTTTCAAGAATCTTATATTCGCAAAGGGGATGGTTTTGAAGCTTGTGTCCATGTTTATTCCTTCCCGAAGAACGTGTCTGATTTCTGGTTAGAACCGATTTTTAATATGGAAAATGTGATTACCACTATGGATGTCGTATCAGACGATCGTTACAAAGTACGTGATGGATTAAATAAAGGGATGGCCGAACAAAGTTCCCGTATCATCAACGAGAAAGATAATGCAGGGATTATCGAGGCACAAAATAATTACGATGATTTACGAGAGCTTTATAACCAAGTATCAGAAGAGGGCGAAATCGTTAAGCGTGTCCATCTTCGCCATTACGTCAGTGCCCCTACAAAAGCTGAATTAGAGGATAAAGTGAAAGCAGTATTGTCCAACTTACAAGATGAAAATTTCCGAGGGTCCATTTTCTTAAATGAACAGGAGTATGAATGGCAATCCCTTCTATCGAATTATACAGAACAATCCACTTATCAGAATAAACGGGAAGGGCAGCCGATTCCAGCATTAGGCTTAGCTGGTGGTTTTCCTTTTCATTTTACGAGTCTTAATGATCCTTATGGCACTTTTTACGGCACCACGTTAACCGGAGGGAATGTAGTTTTTGATTTATTTCATCGGGATAAGCAGCGAAAAAGTTATAACGGGGTCATGGTCGGAGCGATGGGGGCAGGGAAATCTACTACACTCAAGAAAATCATGCTGGATAATGCGATCAAAGGATATAAAGTTCGAACGTTTGACGTGACAGGGGAATTTGCCGAATTAACGGAAGCTCTAGGAGGAAAACAAATTGCCTTAGATGGATCGGATGGTGTCATTAATCCCTTACAGGTCTATCGAACTGCTGAAGGTGAGTACACGTCCTTTACCCAGCATTTATCGAAGTTGACCACGTTTTATAAGTTCTTAGCTCCAGAAGCTACAGATAGTGAATTAAAAGAGTACGAGAATTTATTAAGGAAACTTTATGAAAAGACAGGGCTTTGGAGAGATGAGGAAGACTCAAACATTACGAAACGATCGGTGAATGATTATCCTATATTTACAGATTTCCTGGCGTTTATTGAAAATCAACTCTATGAAAATATCGAGGAAGGAAAGCAATGGGAGAAAGTGAGCCAGGAGAGAAAACGGCGGCTGGAAAGTATTGAATTGAACATTCGTAATATCGTTGAAACTTACGCTCACTTGTTTAATGGAGCTTCAACAATTGAACACTTTGATGCCCAACAAGTGGTTACCTTTACGTTGCGTGGGCTATCTCAAATGCGAGCCGAGGTTTTTCAAGCCCAACTGTTTAACGTATTAAATCTCCTTTGGGATTCGATGCTGACGAATGGAGCTCCACAGTTCGATGCGTATGATCGAGGGGAACTCGCGTTTGAAGATGCAGTTCGTTATCTCATCTTAATGGATGAAGCTCATCACATCATCAACACAAAAAAGAAAAGCGAAAGTGCGTTAGACTTCCTTACCAAGTTTAGTCGGGAGGCACGAAAATATTTTGGGGCATTGCTTTACGCCAGTCATACCATTCGTGACTTTGTGCCGGAGGGTTCGGATCAAAGTATGGTGGAAGAAATTAAGAAATTATTTGAACTCACGCAGTACAAAATCATCATGCAGCAGGATAGTAACAACCTAGAGATGATGCAGCAAATATTTACCGGACAGCTGAGTCAAAGTGAGCTTCAAGATATCCCTTACCTTCAAACAGGAGAGACAATGCTAAGCATTCGGGCAGTGGAGAATATTCGCTTTAAGGTAGAAGTGTCTGATGAAGAATTAGATTTGTTCGGAGGGGGTGCATAA
- a CDS encoding lysozyme family protein: MSWSLLLGLVPRKVWLWLIGIVGVLFVLQMVLFASAITTLIGFEKSDSSEDVQSVDAVNGTAQVSAELENYRPLFEEYAAEYGVSDYVELLLAKTMQESGGRLNDVMQASESLGLPPNTIEDPERSIKVGIRYFANMLEKAGGDVKLTLQAYNFGGGFIDYANTNNDGEYSKELAIEFSQMKYQELKHTGMYSCIRPESAETGACYGDIGYVEAVLGYLKGGVVESDIEPTGEWVMPISESLTQTSDYGMRSDPFDGTSTMHRGIDFACTNAVTPIQSVDHGQVVEVERKQSGYGNNVLVKHEEGLYSHYAHLYAISVQNGDVLQKGSEIGKCGSTGNSTGPHLHFEVMTKNRYGSDVDPAPYLGL; this comes from the coding sequence ATGTCTTGGTCCCTTCTACTAGGACTAGTACCTCGGAAAGTGTGGCTGTGGTTAATAGGGATAGTAGGTGTGCTTTTTGTGCTTCAAATGGTCTTATTTGCTTCAGCCATTACGACCTTAATTGGATTTGAGAAGAGCGATTCTAGTGAAGATGTTCAATCGGTTGATGCCGTAAATGGAACAGCTCAAGTCTCTGCTGAACTTGAAAATTACCGTCCCTTATTTGAAGAGTATGCAGCCGAGTACGGAGTTTCCGATTATGTTGAACTCTTGTTAGCCAAAACGATGCAGGAGTCAGGTGGACGTCTTAACGACGTAATGCAGGCCAGTGAATCTCTTGGTCTACCACCGAATACCATTGAAGATCCAGAACGAAGTATTAAAGTAGGAATTCGCTATTTTGCAAACATGTTAGAGAAAGCTGGAGGAGATGTGAAGCTTACCCTCCAAGCGTATAACTTTGGAGGAGGCTTTATTGACTATGCTAACACTAACAACGATGGAGAATACAGCAAAGAGTTAGCGATTGAATTTTCACAGATGAAATATCAGGAATTGAAGCATACGGGCATGTACTCATGTATACGTCCGGAGTCCGCAGAAACTGGAGCTTGCTACGGAGATATCGGCTATGTAGAAGCTGTTTTGGGTTACCTAAAAGGCGGTGTAGTTGAATCGGATATTGAGCCAACGGGAGAGTGGGTTATGCCTATTTCAGAATCCCTTACCCAGACATCAGATTACGGGATGCGGTCGGATCCATTCGATGGAACATCCACTATGCATCGAGGCATAGACTTTGCATGTACCAATGCAGTTACTCCCATCCAAAGCGTAGATCATGGCCAAGTTGTAGAGGTGGAAAGAAAACAATCTGGTTACGGAAATAATGTTCTCGTGAAACATGAAGAGGGACTTTATAGTCATTACGCTCATTTGTATGCGATAAGTGTACAGAACGGGGACGTTCTTCAAAAAGGATCTGAAATTGGCAAATGTGGATCGACAGGAAATTCAACCGGTCCCCACTTACACTTTGAAGTGATGACCAAAAACCGATATGGATCTGACGTGGATCCAGCACCTTATCTAGGTCTATAA
- a CDS encoding coiled-coil domain-containing protein: MKKPTNVLAEGTTKKYLIGLSAMAVAFLFFLFSGFLFGDEDHSEIQQTPLDEPLHLRGAGDLVVEEWTYNPSKNLMIVTLKVNKSTSILNDTLSFVAQEKEHPNRELPTHVEYHDDQRYVVSIQQVSPSFDVMALDIAKEKNEHFAPETEGQASLKGGEEKEELARIYTDQREVQQDQTLSLQTEQEYEVAAISQDIKQAQQEVVDKEKQIQKIDEQLKKMNQEMVELESQQMYETEEEKEKTTARIDQLENEVDRFQRETTEHETTIQTLQEKIKMLKEKREMMES; this comes from the coding sequence ATGAAAAAACCAACCAATGTCTTAGCAGAAGGAACCACAAAAAAATATTTAATTGGATTAAGCGCCATGGCTGTGGCGTTTCTTTTTTTCTTATTTTCCGGATTTTTATTTGGAGATGAAGATCACTCTGAAATCCAACAAACCCCTTTGGATGAACCCCTACATTTACGAGGTGCAGGAGACTTAGTGGTTGAGGAATGGACCTATAACCCTTCGAAGAATCTAATGATCGTTACATTGAAAGTGAATAAATCGACGTCCATTTTAAACGATACGTTGAGCTTTGTGGCTCAAGAGAAAGAACATCCTAATCGTGAACTTCCAACCCATGTCGAGTATCACGATGATCAACGGTATGTGGTTAGTATCCAACAGGTAAGTCCTTCCTTTGATGTCATGGCATTAGATATTGCGAAGGAAAAAAACGAACACTTTGCTCCGGAGACTGAAGGACAAGCTTCCCTGAAAGGAGGTGAGGAAAAAGAGGAGTTAGCACGGATCTATACCGATCAACGAGAGGTACAACAAGACCAGACATTGAGCCTACAAACGGAGCAAGAATATGAAGTGGCTGCTATATCTCAAGACATTAAACAAGCACAGCAAGAGGTTGTAGATAAGGAAAAGCAAATTCAAAAAATCGATGAACAATTAAAAAAAATGAATCAGGAAATGGTCGAGTTAGAGTCTCAACAAATGTATGAAACAGAAGAAGAGAAAGAGAAAACCACAGCACGTATTGATCAATTGGAGAATGAAGTTGATCGATTTCAAAGAGAAACTACTGAACACGAAACAACGATACAAACGCTACAAGAAAAGATCAAGATGCTGAAAGAAAAACGAGAGATGATGGAGAGTTAA
- the mobP2 gene encoding MobP2 family relaxase yields the protein MSETITPGVVLKTKFVTANKKGFQDYVQYVDREEAKGKGEAHRSMFNLYNHYMDDPDKTSALFTQKSDHLSIEGKQGIKSLFEQAQKKNSIMWQDVITFDNDWLQKRGVYDSKTHTLDEDALKQVTRKSMQAMMKKEGLQESAVWSAAIHFNTDNIHIHVATVEPNPTRERGKRKPKTLDAMKSEVVNRLLDRTQERSQINSLIRDHIVNTKKKNSRMKWSNREMKPLFLDVYNHLPKDKRQWHYGYQTLNPLRPKIDELTTRYLDKYHGKEMKQLHNKLDQEVNELKRAYGDGPKDKKRYQHYKQNKLDDLYKRMGNAFLQEMKRYDYQQDPRQTSNIKQPYKSMPSGIQLQRSLRSIQRSMGQTYDQFINDLDHQKLERKIEREG from the coding sequence ATGAGTGAAACTATAACGCCTGGAGTGGTGTTAAAAACAAAATTCGTAACAGCGAATAAGAAAGGGTTCCAAGATTATGTGCAATACGTGGACCGTGAAGAAGCGAAAGGAAAGGGGGAAGCTCATCGGTCCATGTTTAATTTATATAATCACTATATGGACGATCCGGATAAAACATCGGCTTTATTTACTCAAAAGTCAGATCACTTATCTATAGAAGGAAAACAGGGAATCAAATCATTATTCGAACAAGCTCAAAAGAAGAACAGTATCATGTGGCAGGACGTCATTACATTTGATAATGATTGGCTACAAAAACGAGGGGTTTATGATTCAAAGACCCACACTTTAGATGAAGATGCTTTGAAGCAAGTAACAAGAAAATCCATGCAGGCCATGATGAAAAAAGAGGGATTACAAGAGAGTGCTGTTTGGTCGGCAGCCATTCACTTTAATACGGATAACATTCATATTCATGTGGCCACAGTCGAACCAAACCCGACTCGTGAACGTGGAAAGCGGAAGCCGAAAACGCTAGACGCGATGAAAAGTGAAGTCGTGAATAGATTGTTAGATCGAACGCAGGAACGAAGTCAAATTAACTCGTTGATCCGTGACCATATAGTGAATACGAAGAAAAAGAATAGCAGAATGAAATGGAGCAATAGAGAAATGAAACCTTTGTTCCTCGACGTGTATAATCACTTACCTAAGGATAAGCGACAGTGGCACTATGGCTATCAAACGCTGAATCCTCTTCGACCAAAGATTGATGAACTAACGACAAGATATTTAGATAAATATCATGGCAAAGAAATGAAGCAGCTCCATAATAAATTGGATCAAGAAGTGAACGAATTAAAGCGTGCCTATGGGGATGGACCTAAGGATAAGAAGCGATATCAACACTATAAACAAAACAAGTTGGATGATCTCTATAAACGAATGGGCAATGCCTTCTTACAAGAAATGAAACGGTACGATTACCAGCAGGATCCTAGACAAACTTCCAATATAAAGCAACCTTATAAGTCCATGCCTTCAGGGATTCAATTACAACGTTCCTTGAGAAGCATTCAACGTTCGATGGGACAAACGTATGATCAGTTTATCAATGACTTGGATCATCAGAAGTTGGAACGAAAAATCGAAAGAGAAGGGTAG